The nucleotide sequence GAaagcttttttggggggggcaaAATGGAACATGATTGTCGTCTCTCCCACTCGTGATGAAGTTGTGTTAACACATTATGCATGCAAATGCACTTCCAAGACATTCCTTTAAATTATCTTTGTGTTCTTGGTATGTCATGGGCGTCCTATGGTCAAAGGCATTCTTAAAGGTTAGctgaatatatacatataatataaacgAAGTATGAAAAACTTTGATAgacattttcctttaaaaaaaaaaaaaagacattcgaGACACCCTGTATTGGAAATTCAGCTCAATTTACAAAGATAATTCCTGGAAAGTCCCTGGAAAGGGATTTGAAACTGATTGACACATTTCACAGCTTTTTGTTTTCCCCGTcaggcgtgtttttttttttctcctcctcagAAAAGTGGCTCGTCTTGCTTTGAGTGCATTTCTGTTACACCCTTGTTTGCTATTTCCTCATATCTGATCATACAGGATTCCTCAACGACGTTTTAATGACACAGAGTCGAGGTGGCAGGATTCCACGTATGTGGATTATCTGAAACAACCACGTTTCTGAAACACCCACCAACATCAAGAGTGATTGAAGGCCACTTGAGAATACGGTGGTTTCTTCTATGTCGAGGGATCAGAGACAAATTAGTGTCAGAGtctaaaaaatgttaatcataAAGATTATAAAGAATTGTTATTATGTAAGAGATCTAAGGCggatttctttatttatctgcagctttttaagaaaaatctaaatgatGAGGAACTCATAgagaaatgctttaaatgaaaagcAGATGTGATTTAAAGAGGTTCAGAAAAAAAGATGTCAGCCATAATCCTTGATTTTACAGGTcataacaaatattatttttctggatataatatattttattatgacaTGAtgttggaatatatatatatatatatatatatatatatatatatatatagagagagagagagagagagagagagagagagggagagacctGTAGAATAGTATGGGTTGGAATAAAATCCTGTTTATGAAATACTTTACAAGCAGGAgtttatatttcatataaaaaaaggatataaCGTACTCactttaaagtaataataattatgagattttttttactattacaaTAAACTACTATATAAAATCTATTAATGTATACCCTTGTTTGTTAAAATCCATATAAAAGATATAATGTTTGAAGTACgtatataaagtattaaataatcaatatatataaacaataattgAAACCAAATTCAGTGTCTAATATTACCTGTGAAACCAATTCAAACAAATCCAATGGAAAAAAGGTATAGACAGCATCGTCTAACTCATCTCTCATCAGAACTGTAATTAACGATGATGTTTAAGTCATTGTTTTACAGTAATTATATATTCCTAACTATGACATGGAGATGTTATCACGTCCTGCATTTCCTGTGTCATTTGATGGATTAGACTTTTGGCACGATTCCTTAAAACACAACTACTCATCTGTTTCAAAAATTTGCTTAGAATTTAGCAGGAAAGTAAACGTCTCGGTCGATTTGCAGTCCTGTGCCAAAGCTGAACACATGGATGTggtttattctctctttttctaacTGCTGCAGATTTTGGATGGGGCACACACAGTGCGTCTCCAAGTCAGCAGAGAGCGAAGCAATCGTCGCCCAGAGTGGAAGCTGCAGGCTCGATGTGCACCCTGCCGAGCCCCTCTGGACTTCTGCAATTAACTCGGACCTCATTCCTGAAAAAGCTGACAGTGGAATACGAGTAAAGGAGCGCAGGCTGGAGTCGAACAGAGTCGATTCCTCTGAGGAAGCCCAGAGATTACAGAATGCTATGACGCACCTTCACGAGTCGGGTAAGTCAGAGGACACTTAACCCCTACAGTATAATTCAGATGTATTATTCGTTTTTTATTCTGAAGCATTTTAATAACTACATGAAGTAGATTTAACCATAGAGGAAAGATTGAAGTGTAAAGAATGGAAATCAGGAGCCTATTGATCCTGGGGGCCCCATGGATCATATTAAGGCTCCTAAACCTCGTATTAAGTTATGTGGATgtcatttatttagtttttatttgaaTGGTAATGTCTTTTTAGTGAAAATAAATTCCTGCTCATTTTTCATTAATTGCCACATttctatataatattaatataatactgtaattGCTCTCGAGTTCTGGTTTGGTCAAACAGACTGGTGTGGATTCATTTCCTAAAactgcagctctgacagtagtgcaggtttCTATTAACACACTCAGTTCCCTACTATAGTATCCATACAAAAGGAATAAAGTCTAGCTGTTTTCTGTAAGCAGGTGTTTATGTATTgtttatgaaaggagtctccagtttcagtggTACAGCTGTAACATTAGGTTTTCTGgacagaggaatgttttttgtttgtttttttgcgcttttttgtgttttttcttcattttttcttataaatttcAAGAAATGTTGGTGAGGGGATGACGAATGCTGCATAATATTATATGtaactataaacagataaaaaggtATGTGTCAATCAAATGAATAGCCagtaaataaacactttaatcTCAGTTTAAGACCATGTTTAATtgtatatctgttttttttttttggttggttgtttttgtaataaatagaaaattattGTGATATTATATGAGTAAAACAACAAAAgggttgtgctgttgtaggaAAAAATAACTTGGTATGGCGTGGTAACAGTGACTCATATATCCTGGCACtgagtattttattatatattatttaatcatGACAGCACAAAACCGAGTGTTTTATACCTTACGttaatagttttaatttaaattcatgaTAAAACATTATAGTGCTATATACCTCATTTTTTtgatttacttattattattattattgcattcaCTTTGAGTTTACACTATTCCAATTAATTTCATTACAGTAGTCCATTGTagaatgattttgttttaatctacttacttttttccaattttcacatttatgctaatacaattactaatataatattacacaatatacacacacacacacacaatatgctgttcatttaataaaaaaattactaataaggtaaaaaaaaatagttctaATAAAACATTACTCGTAACTGCTTTGGTTTTAGATGTTAAAAGAGTTAGAAGTGCATGCATTTGGGAATAAATTTATAGAAAGGTTTTggggaaaatgcatttaaatcacttattataattaattatagatTTTCatgaaatgatttcttttttttacatttacattaagggCGTGAATTATCTGAAACACCCACCAACATCAAGAGTGATTGAAGGCCACTTGAGAATACGGTGGTTTCTTCTCTGTCGAGGGATCAGAGACAAATTAGTGTCAGAGtctaaaaaatgttaatcataaaaattataaagaattGTTATTATGTAAGAGATCTAAGGCggatttctttatttatctgcagctttttaagaaaaactaaatacTGAGGAACTCATAgagaaatgctttaaatgaaaagcAGATGTGATTTAAAGAGGTTCAGTAAAAAAGATGTCAGCCATAATCCTTgactttacagatcataacaaatattatataacaaatggatataatatattttattatgacaTGAtgttagaatatatatatatatatatatatatatatatatatatatagggagagagagagagagacctatATGAGAGAGAATATGTAGAATATGAGTATAAGTTGGAATATAATCATGTTTACAAACACTTTACTAACAGGAGTTTAtatttcgtaaaaaaaaaaggatacaaCTTACtcactttaaataattaagGGCGTTTAGCAGACACCCATATTAAGACCATTTATAAACTCTAAAactctcataaaaaaaatcaattttttatCACAGAATTATTTAATAGAGTTTCTGACATAAACAAATAACAGCTACAATTACAATAgttattcaacatttaaaacatttccatTCACTTACgttttttttgtcctgtaaAAGTAATTATTCAAGGACTataatttttcttattataattttgaGCATTTGAAGGTTAAAAGCCTTGTTtaagccttgttttttttcttcacagacACTACCTATATTAGTAATATttgataattattataaataacaccTTATAACACCTTATAATCGTCCAGTGCATCTGGATTCTATCACACAACACTGAGCCCAGGGTTTAATTGCTCTTTTAGAGGAAAATATTGTTTTCATGGTCGATCCTGAGAATAATAATCAGCACAAGGCAGGAATACCCTGTGAATAAAGTCGTCACAATTTCACAAAAAATCATCAAGATACTTATCCattattatgttataataaGCTATAGACATGAGACATTACACTGTAATTGTGAGATAATAAATCTGTTAATTAAACAAGGTTTTAAGACAGAAGTCATACAATTATGAGATAAGTCATGGTTTTGGGACACAGTCATATAATTTTACGATAAAGTTGTAGTTTTGAGATACCATtataattatgaaaaaataaacgaTAACTGCTAATTAAAAGTTACAAGTTACAATTTTTTATGATACTAAGGCATAATTGTATGATACTAAGGAATAGTTGAAAGATAGTGAATCTTTTTTAAGAGATAACATAAATctattaaatctaaaaaaaacatttttgattaaaaaaataaattaaaataacacatcaaatttttaaatgcttaaaaatgctaatTGAAAATAACACATGGCAATTTCATGCTACCAATCCATAATCCTGTGATAATAAATTATTGTTCTCAGATAACATCACTGTTCTGAGATACAGATCGTAtctataagattaaaaaaaagcacataaaaAAGTGTCATAGAATTATGAGATAACAAGTCACAGTTTTGAGATACAGTTATAATGTTGAGATAAGGATGTAGTTTTGAGATGCCACTCGGTTATGAGATGTTATAATTGCTATATTGCaattgttcttcttcttcttctttgttgtttgaCGGCAGTTAGAGTCCAATAGTTTACATTACAGCCATCTGTAGGTCTCATTCTTGCTCGTCTTCACGACCTCTGAGTGCCGATTTTACGTTTTTTTCTCCTGATCTTGTCTTGACTTGTTCTGTGTCTACGttataattatgtataatttatattatattgtatataatttatttcatagTCTTCttagtcttatttttattttgtacatactAATTATTTTAGTCTTCATCTtcgtctttattttatttaatttaatttatatatttttattacttaaaaatCTGCACAGTCTGGAgtcttgaattaaaaaaattcttgaaTCAAGAAAGTACACTTTAAACAACAGTTAATTccgaccgagtaatctgattggacaataGACGTTCCATGTGTGGTCATAATAgatggtaacagcactgggatatacagtatatatatataaatgggcgtgtcccaggtgttgtccagtggttaatgacactaactgtgagtctcagcgtgggtgagagtggGTCTGTACGGTccacagtactgaggagagagcagctgcctgactaaacccacattcacacccagtcacagaagcactttcagtaagaacacacatctgataacgttatgtcgtcttaaacaacatgCCGTCTCTGAATTTCctccatgttgttttatttatacttaaaaTTAGGTACAAAGATTAACTAACTTCTAACAGAAGggtgaatcccaaatccctctctaacccctaatcaagggcactacttggtgtgtaaCAAGTGGATTATACACCCTAaatagcacactagctttccatttaacgcaTTTAGCGCTGATATCCAATAGCAGTTGCCTTCACGTGAAATTGCTTAAAGATAACAAGTCCCAATTTCAAGATACTAAGCCCTAATTATGTGATATTAAGGTATAGTTATGAGATACTGCAATATACCTGTGGGATTATAAATCATATCTTGAGATACCATGTCATATGTTCAATATACGTAGTAAGCCATAATTGTGAGATACTAAGTCATAATCATAATTGTGAGATAACAAGCCACAACTTTGAGATTATGTCTTACGTGAGAGTCCGAAAAAATCAGAGAAGAGTCGGCCTGCCTGCTTTATATAATAAGCGTATATAAAcgtattatatatacagtagcctATATAGTAGATaacatatatagtatataagtatatattatacatagTACATATAACTTATATCTAGTATATAAGTATGATTTAATGTGATTcatatgtaaacatttaaattaagggCAGAAATTACATTGTATTATATTCTTATGCgttatttatcttttatctttattatatatcctacagttttaaaattaatacagtataaaatttaataaatattggtATATAATGGTCAAAATTGCTTCTTAATGTAATCTTAATGTTAAACTCATTAAAAATGATTTCATACATTTACAAACTTAATTGTaactatttatccatccatccatccatccatccatccatccatctattctgACTCGAAGCCAAAGTGGACACGGTCTAAAGGAGACCAAACAGGAGTTTTTATGGAGGCTTAGGGAACTCAGGATCTactggtttctctctctctctctctctctctctctctctctgacagtTCCTCGAGCTCAGCTACATCACCCCACATCACAGCAACCGTATACAGGCCGTAACTATAAGGATGAATGCACACAGTACAcatcaaaagtttagacacaccttctaattcaatatattttttttttttggttttgttgatttattttcttcaatCAATActgaacaatactggagatttcaaaactatgaaataacacatatggcattaggaaACGAAggaacaacaacacaaaaacaacacaagtctgctgttattttaagacatgaaggtcagctgttctggatcagttcttGCAGCCACAGTATTgtaaagtgcatttgcaaaatctttatttctttttttattctttttgttttagtgCAGTATCTTGAACTTATGGTTCATTgaattctatttattattattttgaaattcATTTGTTGAACGATAGAGATAAGATAGTGTTTTAATATCATGGCTTGTTTCATCGTAGTGTTGACTTCACGTAAGTATCCAGGATTTGTTTAAGTTATGGACACGGGCTTCCACAGAATCTCTCTGTGTAACATGTGGATAATAATCACAGTTTTGTTTCCTACTTGTTGATTTTAGAAAGTTTCTCAGATTCATCATCTTGAACATggtgttctttattttttcgtttttttcagGCTGGTACTGGGGCTCGATAACCGCAGCCGAGGCGAAGCAGCTTCTAAACGAGGCTCTGGACGGCTCCTTCCTGGTGAGAGACAGCTCGAACCCCGGTTACCTCCTCACCCTGTCCGTGAAAACCGAGCTCGGCCCTACGCACCTGCGCATTGAGTACTCGAACGGTCACTTCGGCTTCGACTCTGTGGTGATGGCTCGGCCTCATCTCCGCCAGTTTAAGGGAGCGGTGGACTTGGTGCAGTATTACACTCTGGCTTATCGCAGGCAGGCGGCTCACCGAGGGCTCAGCACGGATCACAGCACGCTTTCCAATGCAGCGATGGAAAACACGC is from Clarias gariepinus isolate MV-2021 ecotype Netherlands chromosome 22, CGAR_prim_01v2, whole genome shotgun sequence and encodes:
- the socs2 gene encoding suppressor of cytokine signaling 2, which translates into the protein MGHTQCVSKSAESEAIVAQSGSCRLDVHPAEPLWTSAINSDLIPEKADSGIRVKERRLESNRVDSSEEAQRLQNAMTHLHESGWYWGSITAAEAKQLLNEALDGSFLVRDSSNPGYLLTLSVKTELGPTHLRIEYSNGHFGFDSVVMARPHLRQFKGAVDLVQYYTLAYRRQAAHRGLSTDHSTLSNAAMENTLQLKLTKPLHKAAPSLQHLCRVVINQHSHDHRNLPLPERLKDFLRGYPFVL